In Bradyrhizobium guangdongense, the sequence ATCGCAACGAGGTCGAGGAATCAAAAAGGATCGAAACGTCGTTGTTTCGACCCTTTTTCAAACTTCCGGCGGGCCCTTGCAAAAGCGCGGCGGCCTTAAACCGGACTGGCATCAGCGATCCCATTTCGGCTTTGCTTCGTCGACCGCATCCTGATGGTACCAGCTATCGCTGCAGATCGAGGCATTCGCAGGGAGCGAAGCATGATCGGCAGCGAGGCGGGTCTCACCGTAGCGACGTCCGCCGAGAGCCGCGCGGCCGCCGACGGGGAATTGGTAGATCGTTGCCGATCCTTGACTTAGACCATTGTACATCATTGCGATTGCTCCTTGGTCGAAGCGCCTTGGCCTCCATGGTGCGCCCGACTCGTTCGGATGTGGTTACTGGAGTCCCCATATCGGTCGGGCCTGCCGGATTGGAAAGTGCTGAAAAGGAAATCAGTTTCCGCCTATTTTTTGGGCAGGAGGCCTTCTGCATCCCTTTGGGCACGCCGCCGATGACCAACGTCTCGGCCATTCCAAAGGTTGCTAGGCAGGGGCGGGGTGCTTTGCGAAAGTTGCCGGACGTTGCTGCGCGTTTCATCGGCAACCTCCGGGAGGAGCCTGCCTGCTCCGGAATCAGGCGATTTCCGCGGGATTTTGCGGTGCAGCCTCACGGGAAGGTGCGCGGCTATGACGCATGTCCTTTTGGAGGTTTCCTTGGCTGCCGGCCGGACCCGGCGGCGGTGGAAAACCTCCCGCACTGCGGCTTTTTGGCACGCAAAATGCTTATAAAGCGCCGGCCGATGATGGCCGGGTACAAACGTGCGGGGCTCTCAACCCCACCTTTCGCATCATCTACAGAGAGGCTCAATGACCAAGTATAAGCTCGAGTACATCTGGCTCGACGGATATACGCCGACTCCGAATTTGCGCGGCAAAACTCAGATCAAGGAATTCGCGTCGTTCCCGACGCTCGAGCAGCTTCCGCTCTGGGGCTTCGATGGCTCCTCCACGCAGCAGGCCGAAGGCCACAGCTCGGATTGCGTGCTGAAGCCGGTTGCTGTGTTCCCGGACGGCGCCCGCACCAACGGCGTGCTCGTGATGTGCGAAGTCATGATGCCCGATGGCAAGACCCCGCATCCATCCAACAAGCGCGCCACCATCCTCGACGATGCCGGCGCCTGGTTCGGCTTCGAGCAGGAATACTTCTTCTACAAGGACGGCCGTCCGCTCGGCTTCCCCGAGTATGGCTATCCGGCGCCGCAGGGCCCGTACTACACCGGCGTCGGCTACAAGTTCGTCGGCGACGTCGCCCGCAAGATCGTCGAAGAGCATCTCGACCTGTGCCTCGCTGCCGGCATCAACCATGAAGGCATCAACGCGGAAGTCGCGAAGGGCCAGTGGGAATTCCAGATCTTCGGCAAGGGCTCCAAGACCGCTGCCGATCAGATGTGGATGGCCCGCTATCTGATGCTGCGCCTCACCGAGAAGTACGGCATCGACATCGAGTTCCACTGCAAGCCGCTCGGCGACACCGACTGGAACGGCTCGGGCATGCACGCCAACTTCTCCACCGAGTACATGCGCAACGTTGGTGGCAAGGAGTACTTCGAGGCGCTGATGGCCGCCTTCGACAAGAACCTGATGGACCACATCGCCGTCTACGGCCCGGACAATGACAAGCGTCTGACCGGCAAGCACGAGACCGCGCCGTGGAACAAGTTCAGCTACGGCGTGGCTGATCGTGGTGCCTCGATCCGCGTTCCGCACTCCTTCGTCAACAACGGCTACAAGGGTTATCTGGAAGACCGCCGTCCGAACTCGCAGGGCGACCCATACCAGATCGCTTCGCAGATCCTGAAGACGATCGCGTCCGTGCCGACCGACAAGAAGGCCGCGGCCTAAGATCCTCCCGGCCCGGGCTGGGGGCTGGCCCGGGTTGGCTTTCAAATCCGCCGGAGCTGCAAGGCTCCGGCGGATTTTTGCATCTGGATGGCAGCGGCCGTGCCGGAAGCAACCGTGCTGGCCGGCAAGCGCAACCCGCGCTTGACCGCCACGCTCAAACTGATGCATCGCGACTGATCGCAAGGGGACATCGCCCATGGAAAAAGTTCGCATGCTCTCGACGCTCGGTCTGTTGGGCGCGATGCGCAGCCTGTCCGCCGCCTTCGAGGCCGCAACAGGCATTCACGTCGAAGCCGACTTCGCGCCAACTCTGGCTCTGCTCAAGCGGCTGCGCGCCGGCGAGGCCGCCGATCTCGTGATCCTCACGCGCGAGGGGCTCGATGAGGTGATCGGCGAGGGTCGCGTGATCGCGGACAGCGCAGCGGACCTCGCGCGCTCCTATGTCGGACTTGCCGTGCGGAAAGGCGCACCGCTTCCCGACATCGCAACTCAGGCTGCGCTGCGCCAGACGCTGCTTGCGGCGCGATCGGTCGCCTATTCGCGGCTCGGTGCGAGCGGGGTGTACTTCGCCCAGCTGATCGTGCGGATGGGCGTTGCTGATGAGATCAACACCAAGGCCACCATCGTCGAGCAAGGCTTTACCGCGGAGCGGCTCGTCAGCGGCGAGGCCGACCTCGCCGTGCAGCAGATCAGCGAGCTGAAGCAGGTTGATGGCATCGAGGTGATCGGCCCGGTGCCGCACGACTTGCAGACAGCGGCCGTGTTCTCCGCGGGTCGCATGGCGAATGCGAAGCAGGCCGACGCCGCCGACCGGCTGTTGCGCTATCTGGCGTCGCCGGAAGTCGTGCCCGTGCTGCGGCAATCGGGACTCGAGCCTTGAAATCGCCGGGACGCGGACGCAACGTGATGTCCATGCGGACTTTCCTCTGTGCCATCTTCCTCGCGCTCACCTTGCCGGTTGCCGCGCATGCGCAATCGGCCGATCTCGTCCTGTGCGACCGTGTTGCCGCGGACCCGAGCGATCCCGACAAGCCGGCCGACGTGAAGGGCGTGCCTGACATCGCAGCCTCCGACATCGCGACCGCGATCAAATTCTGCAGGCAGGCGGCATCATCCTCGCGCCGCGCGATGTTCGCGCTCGGCCGCGCCTATGCGGCCAACCGGCAGACGGCGGAGGCGATCGCGGCCTGGCGCAAGGCGGCGGACAAGGGCTCGAGTGCGGCGATGGTCGAGCTCGGCGTCGCCTACGGCACCGGCTCAGGCGTCGCCCAGGACGAGGCGCAGGCGCGCAAATTGTTCGAGAAGGCGGCGCAGGCGGGCAATCCTCGTGGCGTCTCCAACCTTGCGGCAATCGGCAGTGCCGGCGGCGGTGCGCCCGCCGATCCCGCGCAGGCGCGCGCGCTGCTCGGCAAGGCCGCCGAGACCAACGCGGAAGCGCAGTACCAGCTCGGCCTGATGCTTTCCAATGGCAATGGCGGCGAGAAGGACGACGTTGCGGCGCGCGCGCTGTTCGAGAAGGCGGCCGCGCAAAACCATCCCGGCGCGCTGGAGCGGATGGGCGCCTTCGCGGAAGAAGGCCGCGGCGGCCCGAAGGACAAGGACGCAGCCAAGGCCTATTACGAGCGCGCTGCTGCGCTCGGCGACGAGGACGCCAAGAAGGCGCTGGAACGGCTGCGCTGCCCCTACGCGATCAAGGACAAGCAGGGCAAGCTCGTCACTACGCTGTGTTTCTAGCGCACCTGCGAGACCGGGCTTGATCGAGCGCAAGGTGGCTCGGCCCGGCCGGCCTAGATTGCGTCTCCATTGGAATGGAGACGTGCGATGACACTGCGGCATTGGATGATCGTGTTGGCCGGCCTGGGAGCAGCCACGGCGGTGGCGGCGCAGGATCTCAAATCGCCCTCGGCGGACCAGTACGTGCCCCGGCTCGGCGACATCATGACCGCCGCGCAGACGCGCCATCAGAAGCTGTCTCTAGCCGGCAAGGCGCAGAACTGGGAGCTCGCCGCCTACGAGCTGCGCCAGCTCAAGGCGAGCCTGGTCGAGGCCGCCTTGCTCTATTCGGGCATCCCCATCAGCAACGTCACGACGTTGGAGCCATCGCTGCAAGCGACGTCCGACGCGATCACGGCGAAGGACGGCCGCAGATTCACGAAAGCCGTGGGTGATCTGACCGAGGGCTGCAATTCATGCCACCGCTCGATGGGACGCAGCTTCGTCGTGATGAAGGTTCCCTCCGATCCGCAGCCTTTCGCCAATCAGCAGTTCGCGCCGCAGGCCAAGCCTTGACCGCCAAGCCCTGACGGAACGCGCCGCGTGGGAAGCGGGTTGACCTGCAAGGCACGACAGGAGGCGCAACCATGATCCGCAAGCTCGCATCCGGCGAATACCGGCTCTATTCGCGCAAGGTGAATCCCAAGACCGGCAAGCGCCGCAATCTCGGCACGTTCAAGAGCCGCGCGGCGGCCGAGAAGCACGAGCGCGAGGTACAGTACTTCAAGCGGCATTAATGTCTGGCGCATGTCGGCCAAGCCGACACGCCGAAAACAACCCCATGCACAGTAGCCAAGTGGTTGAAATTCAAAGCGGCGAGGGCGGCCGGCCCGCTACTGCGGATTTTGCGAAATTGACTTGACCCGTCGGGCAAAACAGGTGCATGCTGACATGATGGCACCATCGGCTCCGTAAGCGCCTCTGCGCGGATAAGCCGGATGGTCTTGATCCCGCGACGGTGCTATGTGGCCTGCGATTCTTTTTGAATTTGCGGGTTCATGACTTTGCTCGACGGACTCTACAGAGTTGAATACGGCATCAACGGCGCGTTCGGCCGCAGCATCATGTGCCTGCACGACGGCAAGATGCTCGGCGGCAATTCCGCCTTCGCGCATCTCGGCACCTATCGCGTCACGAACGGCGCCATCGAAGCCGAGGTCATCACCGAGCGCCACAATGACGATCCCAACTATCGGCCGTTGATGGGGGCCGACGTCACCTCGATCAAGGTGCGCGGCCGCACCGAGGGATCGACCATCCTGCTGGAGGGCAGGGCAGATGCGATGCCCGACCGCGTGTTCTGGGCCAATCTCGCGCCGCTCGACGAGGCGTTGCCGCCGCGCGGCGCGATCGGACAGGGCAGCATCGCTAACGGGCTCTATGCGATGCAGCTGCGCGCGCTCGACGGCGTCGAGGCCTCACTCTCCGGCGTGATGCTGTTGATCGACGGCCGCATCCTCGGTGGCGATGCGTTCTTCTACTATCTCGGCGCCTATTCCTCGGCGGACGGTCGCTGGAAGGGCGAGATGCTCAACCAGGAGCACACGCCGGCGAGGGGCGACAATCCCGTGTTCGGCGGCATCGAGGTGGGGATCGGCTTCTCCGGCACCTGCACGGAAGACAGCGGCGAGCTCGAAGGCATCGCGCTCGCCGGCAAGCGCAGCCTGCGGCTGGCGGCATCGCTGAAGCTGATGCGGCGGGCGTAGGGGCGGCGGGCTATGAGTTTGTTGTGCAATCGACCGCCTTGGTCAAAATCGGCGGTGGACGTGCAGCCTGCCGTTTGTCTGGTCTACCGCAAAGAGCAGAGGCGACGACAATCAGGCTCAAGGGCAGCAACGGGCAAGAAGGCGTGGTAGCCGTCAGTTGCCTTCAGTCAAATGCTCATGGAAGAATCGCGCAACGCTCCCGTTGAATTCGCGATGAAACGCCAACCTATCGAATTCGGCGGGCTTGTCGGTGCAGATGCGAGGCAGCACGGCTTTGAGCTCCGGCGAGCATGGTGCTACGAACGCAAAGTGACCGGCAGGCACGCTGTGAACCTCCGGCTTTCCCGGTAGCGCACGGGCGACCCGGGCCGTGCCTTCCGGGTCGATGATCCCGATTCCGATCTCCGCTCTCCAGAACTGCACCGGAATCCTGATCGCGGCCAGATTGGATTGCGTGAAGAAACCTGGTATCGGATCGGCGATCACAGCGGCGCGAATGCGCGCATCCTGCGCCACGGCGGGAATGTCGCCGCTTCTGAGTTGCTCGCACAATTTCGACGCATCGGTGCAACCGCGCGCATACCGGCCAAAGTCCGGTGCTGCCCCGATCAGCGCCAGTCCAGTGTACCCGCCCTTGGAGAATCCGAACAGTCCGATCTTCGCGGGATCGATGACGGCTCCATCTTTCCATTCTTGCAGCACAAAATCGAGTAGACGGACCATGTCTGTCGGACGCGACAAGAAGGAGGATAGATCGTCTTTTCTTGAGGAATCGTTCGCGTTGTCGCCTGGATGATTGATTGCCGCGACGACAAATCCGGCATCGGCTAATGCTGCTGCCGTGTCATGATGTCCACCGAACCAGCCGACATAACCGTGGGAGACGATGACCAGCGGCAGTTTCGTCCCGGTGACGGGGCAATCCTTCACACCGACGAGGCCATAGTCGACGCCCACTCCAAGCTCGCCGAGCTCCACGTCTTTCGGTTTGCCCTCGCATGGATACCAGATCGCGCCGGTCAAGTTGGGGCCATAGTTGATAAGCTGAATACCAGCGGCATTGACGGGAGAAGCCAAGCAAAAAAGCACGGCAATTGCAGACCAAAACGCCTTGCGCACGTAAGTCTTCCAAGCGTTGACGGAGGGAACAAGCGGAGAGACGCAGGCTAAATTATGTCGGC encodes:
- a CDS encoding DUF2735 domain-containing protein; amino-acid sequence: MMYNGLSQGSATIYQFPVGGRAALGGRRYGETRLAADHASLPANASICSDSWYHQDAVDEAKPKWDR
- a CDS encoding glutamine synthetase beta-grasp domain-containing protein; this translates as MTKYKLEYIWLDGYTPTPNLRGKTQIKEFASFPTLEQLPLWGFDGSSTQQAEGHSSDCVLKPVAVFPDGARTNGVLVMCEVMMPDGKTPHPSNKRATILDDAGAWFGFEQEYFFYKDGRPLGFPEYGYPAPQGPYYTGVGYKFVGDVARKIVEEHLDLCLAAGINHEGINAEVAKGQWEFQIFGKGSKTAADQMWMARYLMLRLTEKYGIDIEFHCKPLGDTDWNGSGMHANFSTEYMRNVGGKEYFEALMAAFDKNLMDHIAVYGPDNDKRLTGKHETAPWNKFSYGVADRGASIRVPHSFVNNGYKGYLEDRRPNSQGDPYQIASQILKTIASVPTDKKAAA
- a CDS encoding substrate-binding domain-containing protein; its protein translation is MEKVRMLSTLGLLGAMRSLSAAFEAATGIHVEADFAPTLALLKRLRAGEAADLVILTREGLDEVIGEGRVIADSAADLARSYVGLAVRKGAPLPDIATQAALRQTLLAARSVAYSRLGASGVYFAQLIVRMGVADEINTKATIVEQGFTAERLVSGEADLAVQQISELKQVDGIEVIGPVPHDLQTAAVFSAGRMANAKQADAADRLLRYLASPEVVPVLRQSGLEP
- a CDS encoding tetratricopeptide repeat protein → MRTFLCAIFLALTLPVAAHAQSADLVLCDRVAADPSDPDKPADVKGVPDIAASDIATAIKFCRQAASSSRRAMFALGRAYAANRQTAEAIAAWRKAADKGSSAAMVELGVAYGTGSGVAQDEAQARKLFEKAAQAGNPRGVSNLAAIGSAGGGAPADPAQARALLGKAAETNAEAQYQLGLMLSNGNGGEKDDVAARALFEKAAAQNHPGALERMGAFAEEGRGGPKDKDAAKAYYERAAALGDEDAKKALERLRCPYAIKDKQGKLVTTLCF
- a CDS encoding GrlR family regulatory protein, producing MLDGLYRVEYGINGAFGRSIMCLHDGKMLGGNSAFAHLGTYRVTNGAIEAEVITERHNDDPNYRPLMGADVTSIKVRGRTEGSTILLEGRADAMPDRVFWANLAPLDEALPPRGAIGQGSIANGLYAMQLRALDGVEASLSGVMLLIDGRILGGDAFFYYLGAYSSADGRWKGEMLNQEHTPARGDNPVFGGIEVGIGFSGTCTEDSGELEGIALAGKRSLRLAASLKLMRRA
- a CDS encoding alpha/beta hydrolase family protein; this encodes MRKAFWSAIAVLFCLASPVNAAGIQLINYGPNLTGAIWYPCEGKPKDVELGELGVGVDYGLVGVKDCPVTGTKLPLVIVSHGYVGWFGGHHDTAAALADAGFVVAAINHPGDNANDSSRKDDLSSFLSRPTDMVRLLDFVLQEWKDGAVIDPAKIGLFGFSKGGYTGLALIGAAPDFGRYARGCTDASKLCEQLRSGDIPAVAQDARIRAAVIADPIPGFFTQSNLAAIRIPVQFWRAEIGIGIIDPEGTARVARALPGKPEVHSVPAGHFAFVAPCSPELKAVLPRICTDKPAEFDRLAFHREFNGSVARFFHEHLTEGN